A single region of the Saprospiraceae bacterium genome encodes:
- a CDS encoding PIG-L family deacetylase: MRVIFKLLLCVIVLFPITTFGQAPKKWKSADIHEAIQKLNFLGSALYIAAHPDDENTRLIAYLANEVKANTAYLSLTRGDGGQNLIGPEIRELLGLIRTQELLAARRIDGGNQLFSRANDFGYSKHPDETLKIWNKEEVLSDVVWAIRKWQPDIIINRFDHRSEGTTHGHHTSSAMLSFEAFDLTADASVYPAQLKYVKPWQPKRLFFNTGWYFYGSQENFQKADKSNLFSVDVGVYYPILGKSNTEIAAESRSMHKCQGFGSAGSRGEELEYLEIIKGEKPTKDLFEGVNTTWTRVKGGAPIGEILTKVEQNFKYDAPYASLTDLISAYKLIQALPDGYWKQVKKAEIEQVIEACLGLYAEATANSFSATPGEDVRLRLEIINRSPAKVTLKSIQFLPSKKDTLFNQVLANNQGFSLQQVLTLPEDMPFTNPYWLNEEASLGMYTVEEQTLRGLPETPRNFQAVFDLMVEGIALKIHRPIVFKQTDPVKGEVFRPFEVTPPVYANFTNKVFIFGNSDAPKNVNILVKAGKDSLQGSLSLAHAPGWRVEPENIDFALNQKGEEQIFSFKLFPPKDQSEATITPKVQLGDRIYDQEAIFIVYDHIPVQTVYRQSVARVVKVDLAIAGRKVGYLMGAGDEIPTNLEQIGYEVTMLNDGDFQPDYLRQFDAIILGIRAYNTVDRLKFYQPKLLDYVKDGGNLIVQYNTSRGLKVPQDQMAPYPFKLSNDRVTVEEAEVRFLLPDHPVLNFPNKITSKDFEGWVQERGLYFPSEWDEHFQAILSCNDPNEPASDGGLLVAPYGHGNYIYTGYSWFRELPAGVPGAYRLFANMISIGKEERP, translated from the coding sequence ATGCGAGTTATCTTCAAATTACTGCTTTGTGTTATTGTTTTATTCCCCATCACTACTTTTGGCCAGGCGCCAAAGAAATGGAAATCTGCCGATATTCACGAAGCGATTCAAAAACTAAATTTTCTGGGGTCTGCCCTTTACATTGCTGCACACCCGGATGATGAAAACACCCGACTGATTGCCTATTTGGCCAATGAAGTCAAGGCCAACACGGCTTATTTGTCGCTCACCCGTGGCGATGGCGGCCAAAACCTCATTGGCCCTGAAATTAGGGAGCTGTTGGGGCTCATCCGTACCCAGGAACTACTGGCCGCTCGCCGGATCGATGGGGGCAACCAACTATTTTCGCGCGCCAATGACTTTGGCTATTCCAAACATCCTGACGAAACCCTTAAAATTTGGAACAAAGAAGAGGTATTATCAGATGTGGTTTGGGCTATCCGAAAATGGCAGCCGGATATTATTATCAATCGATTCGATCACCGCTCGGAGGGGACCACCCATGGTCACCATACTTCTTCGGCCATGCTTTCCTTCGAAGCATTCGACCTAACCGCAGATGCCAGTGTCTATCCAGCTCAACTCAAATACGTAAAGCCGTGGCAGCCCAAGCGCCTGTTTTTTAATACGGGCTGGTATTTTTATGGTAGCCAGGAAAATTTCCAAAAAGCCGATAAAAGCAACCTCTTTAGTGTGGATGTTGGCGTTTATTATCCGATCCTTGGAAAATCGAACACGGAAATTGCCGCTGAAAGCCGAAGCATGCATAAATGTCAGGGATTTGGCTCCGCCGGTTCACGTGGAGAAGAGTTGGAGTACCTCGAAATCATCAAGGGAGAAAAACCGACAAAAGATTTGTTTGAAGGTGTTAATACCACCTGGACAAGGGTCAAAGGAGGCGCTCCAATTGGTGAAATACTGACAAAGGTTGAGCAAAACTTCAAATATGATGCACCTTATGCTAGCCTTACGGACTTAATCAGCGCCTACAAATTGATCCAGGCTTTGCCGGATGGTTACTGGAAACAGGTGAAAAAAGCAGAGATAGAGCAGGTAATCGAAGCCTGCCTAGGATTGTATGCAGAAGCTACTGCTAATAGTTTTTCTGCCACTCCTGGAGAAGATGTTCGACTGAGACTTGAAATCATCAATCGATCTCCTGCTAAGGTGACCTTAAAATCGATCCAGTTTTTGCCTTCTAAAAAAGATACCCTTTTTAATCAGGTACTTGCTAATAACCAAGGTTTTAGTCTACAACAGGTGCTGACCTTACCTGAAGACATGCCTTTTACCAACCCTTATTGGCTGAACGAAGAAGCTAGCCTGGGAATGTATACCGTAGAGGAACAGACCCTTCGCGGCCTACCAGAGACCCCGCGCAACTTTCAAGCTGTTTTCGACCTCATGGTCGAAGGAATTGCCTTAAAAATTCATCGGCCTATCGTTTTTAAACAAACGGATCCGGTCAAAGGGGAAGTGTTTAGGCCTTTTGAGGTAACCCCTCCTGTCTATGCTAATTTTACCAACAAAGTCTTCATTTTTGGAAATAGCGATGCGCCTAAAAATGTGAATATCCTTGTAAAAGCAGGAAAAGATAGCTTGCAAGGGTCGCTGAGCCTGGCACATGCGCCAGGTTGGCGAGTCGAGCCAGAAAATATTGACTTTGCGCTCAACCAAAAAGGGGAGGAGCAAATTTTCAGCTTCAAACTTTTTCCGCCAAAAGATCAAAGCGAAGCGACCATCACACCCAAAGTTCAATTAGGGGATAGGATATATGACCAAGAAGCGATTTTTATTGTTTATGATCACATTCCGGTTCAGACGGTTTACCGTCAGTCCGTCGCCAGGGTCGTTAAAGTCGACTTGGCCATTGCTGGCCGAAAAGTGGGCTATTTGATGGGGGCTGGTGATGAGATACCGACCAACCTCGAACAGATTGGCTATGAAGTAACGATGCTCAATGATGGTGATTTTCAGCCAGATTACCTGCGCCAATTTGATGCCATTATTCTCGGCATCCGCGCCTATAACACCGTTGATCGACTCAAGTTTTATCAACCCAAGCTGCTCGATTATGTAAAGGACGGAGGCAATCTTATCGTTCAGTATAATACCAGTCGTGGGCTAAAAGTTCCGCAGGATCAGATGGCACCTTATCCCTTCAAACTTTCTAACGATAGAGTAACCGTTGAAGAAGCTGAGGTCCGCTTTTTACTGCCGGATCATCCTGTTCTGAATTTCCCTAATAAGATCACTTCCAAAGACTTTGAGGGCTGGGTCCAGGAAAGAGGCTTGTATTTCCCTAGTGAATGGGATGAGCATTTTCAAGCGATCCTTTCTTGTAATGACCCCAATGAACCCGCCAGCGATGGTGGTTTATTAGTCGCACCATATGGTCATGGAAATTATATTTATACCGGGTATTCCTGGTTTAGAGAATTACCCGCTGGGGTACCAGGTGCCTATCGCTTGTTTGCCAATATGATTTCGATTGGTAAGGAGGAAAGGCCGTAA